A stretch of the Rhinoderma darwinii isolate aRhiDar2 chromosome 3, aRhiDar2.hap1, whole genome shotgun sequence genome encodes the following:
- the LOC142750760 gene encoding olfactory receptor 5G26-like — protein sequence MNQTMITEIFLVGFHNLQDLKFFVIFMCLVMYFATITGNLTIFLLVSTSHHLRSPMFFYLGHLSFSDILLISNIVPFLVHITLFNGGLLSLKGCITQCLLLTAMSYDRYLAICSPLHYSTIMSPRLCVYIVIFCWSLGFIITLVPILLMQTLWFCGPNVIDHFFCDLGPLLELSCSDVSIVKYEVLSLSGLLTIIPFVFIVVTYGYIFLTILKITSVTGRKKTFSTCSSHLAVVCTYYGALFAIYVVPRRRYSLNVNKVVSLMYSVVTPLFNPIIYGLRNQEIKMAIRNYLLISSRNPRKLFCILLL from the coding sequence ATGAACCAGACAATGATAACTGAAATATTTCTCGTTGGCTTCCATAATCTTCAAGATTTAAAGTTCTTTGTCATCTTTATGTGCCTGGTCATGTACTTTGCTACAATAACTGGGAATCTCACCATTTTCTTGTTGGTTTCCACCAGTCATCACCTCCGATCTCCAATGTTCTTctatcttggtcacctctctttctCTGATATCTTGCTCATTTCCAACATTGTCCCATTTTTGGTGCATATTACACTGTTTAATGGTGGCCTACTGTCCCTTAAGGGCTGTATAACTCAGTGTCTTCTGCTGACAGCAATGTCCTATGACCGTTATCTCGCTATTTGCAGCCCTCTGCACTACTCCACCATTATGAGCCCACGACTATGCgtatatatagttatattttgCTGGTCTTTGGGATTTATAATaactctggtaccaatattattgATGCAGACATTGTGGTTCTGTGGTCCCAATGTCATTGACCACTTCTTCTGTGACCTTGGACCTCTTCTGGAGCTATCCTGTTCAGATGTTTCCATAGTAAAATATGAGGTGCTGTCTCTCTCTGGTCTCTTAACCATTATCCCCTTTGTGTTTATTGTGGTCACCTATGGTTATATTTTTCTAACTATATTGAAGATCACTTCAGTCACTGGGAGGAAGAAGACATTTTCGACTTGTAGTTCTCACCTGGCTGTTGTATGTACTTATTATGGAGCACTCTTTGCAATTTATGTAGTACCCCGCAGACGGTATTCATTGAATGTCAACAAAGTGGTATCTCTCATGTACTCGGTGGTCACCCCTTTATTTAATCCTATTATATATGGCTTAAGAAATCAAGAAATCAAGATGGCCATCCGAAATTATCTTCTGATAAGTAGTAGAAACCCCAGAAAATTATTTTGTATTCTTCTTTTATGA